The nucleotide window ATTCAGAGCTTCTCTAATTCTTTAAAACTGCCCGAATTTTTGCTCGACTACTTGAAGTATAGTCAAACCAACTCTTATGAAAATGTTGAAATATTACCTTCTGCAAGTCCTTATCCCGTGGTACTGCTATCTCATGGTATGGGAACCAGTAGAGTTTTACATGCATCACAGGCCGAGAATCTGGCCAGTCATGGGTATATCGTGGTCACCATCGATCACACGTATAGCACCTTTGCTACCCTTTTCCCAGATGGCCGTGTAACGGATTATAAAAAAAGTACGACTACACTAGATGAACGTACAAAAACAGGGAATATATGGACCGAAGACGTGAAATTTGTAATCGATCAAATCGAAAAGCTGAATTCAGGTGCAATCGAAAGTCAGTTTAAAGGAAAAATCGATCTAGATCACATCGGCGCGATGGGGCATTCTTTTGGGGGTGCAACCGCGTTTAATGCAACGTATTTAGATCCTCGAATCAAGGCTGGGGTTAATATGGATGGGTCACTATATGAAGTGGAAAATAGAGATGATATAAACAAGCCGTTTATGTTCATCAGGTCAGGAAGTTTTGAAGACTGGTTCGCCAATTTTGAAATGGACAGAAATTCGGATGATGAAGTAACTAAATCTCTTTCAGATGAGCTGCACATTATGAAAAGTGTTATCAATCATGGGGGAAAAGTGATCTATGTAGAAGGAACCCAGCACTTCAATTTCACGGACCTTCAGTTCTATTCAGAGCTGGTTAAACTGTCCGGTATCACAGGAGATATCAATGGTAAAAGAGGATCAAAAATCGTAAACGAATATGTACTCGATTTCTTTAACAAGCAACTGAAAGGAACGGGTGGAGATCTAATTCAGGGACCAAACGACTTGTATCTGGAGGTGAAATTTGTAGACCCAGAAGAGCTCTAATCAACCAAAACAAACATGTAAACTCAGGAGATGATGTGAATGGGACGACAAAAGGGAAAACGAACTTCAATCACCGCCTTAACTCTGGTGTTAACGATGTTAGCTCCAATGTCAGTCATGGCCGCACCAGCTACGAGTAAAAACAGCGATCTGACGTATGAACCAACCAAGAAAATAGTAGCGGAGAAAGCGAAGATCCTTACCGAGAAGCATGGAATCACAAGCCTGCAATATGCCCTTATGGATGGTGGAGAGATTGTGGTGTCTGGTCAGACAGGTAAGAACGATTTAAAGGATAAGGTGCCGCTTACTTCCAATACAATCTATGGCATAGGGTCAACCAGCAAAATGTTTCTTACAGCCGCTGTGATGAAGCTTGTTGACCAGGGGAAGATTGAGTTGGATCTGCCTGTTGTGAACTATTTACCTGATCTTAAGATGAAAGATCATCGCTACACACAAATCACACCACGCATGCTGTTGAATCATTCTTCCGGTCTCCTGGGCAGTACGGGCAGCAATGCCACATTGTATGGGGACAATGATACGTATTCACATGATACGTTTCTGGAGCAATTGGCGAATCAAAACCTGAAGGCTAGTCCCGGTGCATACTCGGTGTATAGTAACGATGGTTTTACGTTGGCCGAGATTATGGTTGAACGTGTCAGCGGCCTGAGCTTTACGGCTTTTATACACCATTATATTACGGAACCTCTGGACATGAAGCATACCAAAACACCACAGGATGTGGTCGACTCGGCAGACATGGCGGGAATCTATTCTCCTTTGGTTGAAGGCCAGCTTCCACAAGAGAATTATAATATCATCGCTACTGGGGGCATTTATTCTACTGCTGAAGATCTGGTGAAATTTTCACAAATCTTCACGGGAGAGGTCGAAGGTATTCTTTCCAGTGAGTCGGTAGAAGCCATGGCGCAAGAAGAATACAAAAGAGGCATATGGCCGGAGGATAGCGATACGTCTATATCTTATGGATTAGGGTGGGATAGTGTAAATCTGTACCCATTCAGTGAATACGGCATCAAGGCCGTTACCAAAGGTGGAGACACCATATCGTATCACTCCTCATTAATCGTACTGCCGGAATACAATCTGGCTGCAGCTGTTACCTCGTCAGGTGGGACAAGTGCCAAAGATCAGTTCATTGCGAGTGAATTATTACTCAGCGCACTTGAGGAAAAGGGTATTATTACAGAACGGAAGCCGGAAAAATCATTTGGCGTGCCAGTGAAGGCGGATATGCCTAAAGAAATATCCACGTATGCCGGCATATATGGTGCCAATAATTCGGTCAAGAAGATCGAAATGAATTATGCTGGACAACTGACTGTATCCTCACTTACAGCTCCGAGTAATCCGGCCCAAGAATACACCTACACAGCGGATGGTACTTTTGTTAACGATGCAGGCACAGAAAAGTTGAAATTTGTTACGGAGCAGAATGGAAGTACGTATCTGTGGTCTCGATCTTATATATCCTTGCCAGGACTTGGACAGTTGGCTTTCTCAGAATATACGGCGGAGAAGCTGAAAACGAATGAATTATCCGAAGATATTACCGCCTCATGGGAGCAGCGTGAAGGTAAGAGATATTACGTGGTCAATCAGAAATATACATCAACGGTATATCTCCATTCATCACCAATTCTCTCTTTTCATATGAACGAAGAGATTCCAGGGTATATGTCCAATAGTAAGATTATTGGAGCCAACAAAGCAGTCACTGAGCTGCAAATCCCTGGCATGGCTGGGCGTGATTCAAAAGAGATTTATTTTGCTGAAAAGAACGGAGTAGAGTACATCACAGCGGTAGGTAGCGTATATGCTAGTGAGGAACTTGTACAACCACTCTATTCGGGCAAACAATCTGTAACTACAATTCAAGCAGACGGTTATGCCAAATGGTTTTCGGTACCAGCAACGGTGAAAGGAAAAATCATGACAGTGAAGATGCCTGTACATGGAGCCTTTGCCGTATATGATCAAAAGGGTGTTTGTATTAATCACACCGTGGTCAGCAGTAAGAATGAGGTTGTCTTACCAGAAAACGGCCGCATTGTATTTGCAGGTGACGTTGATTCCAAATTTGAAATTTCATTGAAATAGACGAAGTCTGTATCCTCTTTAAGTGTCAACTTAAAGGGGATATTTTTATGGCGAAAAAAAGGAAGGATCAAGGATCGTGAATCATCATGTTACTCAAATTATTTTGCCTGTTCATATTCGGTTCATATAGACGTCACGAGCAGTACATTTACATGGGTTAAGCTTATTTTAACACCAAAGTAAGATACTCTAATAAAGAGATACTGACAGGAGAAGATGCGAATGATACAACAAGAGAAAATGAACGTGGTCAAGAAAACAGTCAAAAAACGAACTTCAATTGCAGCTTTAACTCTAGTATTAACCATGTTAGCCCCACTATCTGCAATGGCCACACCGGCTACCACGAATAACAACAGTAACCTTACGTATGAGACAACCAAGAAAACCGTGATTGAAAAAGCCAAATTACTGACCGAGACGTACGGTACCACCAGTCTGCAATATGCGCTAATCGATGGTGGAGAGATTGTGGTGTCCGGTCAAACGGGCAAGAACGATATAAACGATAAGCTACCTCTTACTTCGAACACGATCTATGGCATTGGTTCCACCAGTAAAATGATGCTTACAGCCGCTGTAATGAAGCTGGTTGACGAAGGCAAGATCGATTTGGATGTGCCTGTTGTGAACTATATGCCTGACTTTACAATGAAAGATAACCGATACAAACAGATCACACCCCGTATGTTGCTGAATCATTCCTCCGGTCTTCTGGGCAGCTCATTCAACAATGCTACCTTGTACGTAGATAATGACACGTATTCACATGATACATTACTGGAACAATTGGCGAATCAAAACCTGAAGGCAGATCCCGGCGCATACTCCGTCTACAGCAACGATGGCTTTACGTTAGCTGAGATTTTGGTCGAAAGAGTTAGTGGCATAGGTTATACCGCATTTATACACAAGTATTTTACGGAGCCTCTGGATATGAATCATACCAAAACACCACAGGATGTGGTTGATCCGGCAGAGATGGCGGGAGTCTATTCCCCTTTTTATGAGGGACAACTTCCAAAAGAGAATTATAATATCATCGGTACTGGAGGTCTGTATTCCACCGCTGAAGATCTGGTCAAATTCTCACGAATCTTCACGGGAGAGGTCAATGGCATTCTTTCCAGTAAGTCTGTACAAGCTATGGAGCAAGAAGAGTATAAAAGAGGCATGTGGCCAGAGGATAGCGATACCCTGATGTCTTACGGGTTAGGGTGGGATAGTGTGAACTTGTTCCCATTCAATGAATACGGCATCAAGGCCGTTATGAAAGGCGGAGATACGTTATCTTATCAGTCTTCATTAACGGTACTCCCGGAACACAACATGGCTGCAGCCGTTATCTCTTCGGGCGGGTCGAGCTTAACCAATCAATTCATTGCGAATGAATTATTACTCAGCGCACTTGAGGAAAAGGGCGTTATTACAGAACGTAAGCCGGAAAAATCATTTGGCGTACCCGTGAAGGCGGATATGCCTAAAGGAATATCCAAGTACGCTGGTGTATATGGCGGCAATAATTCAGTTACGAAGATCAAAATAAATACGACTGGACAAATGACTGTATCTTCACTTACAGCTCCAAGTAATCCGGCTCAAGAATACACCTATACAGCGGATGGTACTTTTGTTAACGACGATGGTACAGAAAAGTTGAAATTCGTTGTGGAGAAAAATGGGAATACCTACCTGTGGTCTCGATCTTATATATCCGTTCCAGGGCTCGGACAACTGGCTTTCTCAGAATATAATGCGGAGAAGCTTGAAGCCAATGATTTATCCAAGGAGATTAACACCGCATGGAAAAAGCGCGATGGTAAAAAATATTACCTGGTGAATGAGAAATACACATCCATGGTCTATCTCAATGCTTCATCGATCCTTCCTATTCAGTTGAATCAAGAGAATCCAGGGTATATGTCCAATAATAAGATTATTGGAGCAAACGAAGCAGTTAATCTATTGCAAATTCCGGGTACTGCCGGACGTGATACGATGGACATTCATTTCTCTAAAAAGGACGGAGGAGAGTATCTTACAGCCTTGGGGTATGTATACGCCAGTGAGGAACTGGTGAGACCTATCTATTCGGG belongs to Paenibacillus sp. FSL H8-0079 and includes:
- a CDS encoding serine hydrolase domain-containing protein → MIQQEKMNVVKKTVKKRTSIAALTLVLTMLAPLSAMATPATTNNNSNLTYETTKKTVIEKAKLLTETYGTTSLQYALIDGGEIVVSGQTGKNDINDKLPLTSNTIYGIGSTSKMMLTAAVMKLVDEGKIDLDVPVVNYMPDFTMKDNRYKQITPRMLLNHSSGLLGSSFNNATLYVDNDTYSHDTLLEQLANQNLKADPGAYSVYSNDGFTLAEILVERVSGIGYTAFIHKYFTEPLDMNHTKTPQDVVDPAEMAGVYSPFYEGQLPKENYNIIGTGGLYSTAEDLVKFSRIFTGEVNGILSSKSVQAMEQEEYKRGMWPEDSDTLMSYGLGWDSVNLFPFNEYGIKAVMKGGDTLSYQSSLTVLPEHNMAAAVISSGGSSLTNQFIANELLLSALEEKGVITERKPEKSFGVPVKADMPKGISKYAGVYGGNNSVTKIKINTTGQMTVSSLTAPSNPAQEYTYTADGTFVNDDGTEKLKFVVEKNGNTYLWSRSYISVPGLGQLAFSEYNAEKLEANDLSKEINTAWKKRDGKKYYLVNEKYTSMVYLNASSILPIQLNQENPGYMSNNKIIGANEAVNLLQIPGTAGRDTMDIHFSKKDGGEYLTALGYVYASEELVRPIYSGKQSATTIQADGYAKWFSVPATAKGKVMTVKMPAKGAFAVYDQTGICINHTVVSGKNEVVLPENGRIVFAGEAGSQFEISFKEVK
- a CDS encoding serine hydrolase domain-containing protein, with translation MGRQKGKRTSITALTLVLTMLAPMSVMAAPATSKNSDLTYEPTKKIVAEKAKILTEKHGITSLQYALMDGGEIVVSGQTGKNDLKDKVPLTSNTIYGIGSTSKMFLTAAVMKLVDQGKIELDLPVVNYLPDLKMKDHRYTQITPRMLLNHSSGLLGSTGSNATLYGDNDTYSHDTFLEQLANQNLKASPGAYSVYSNDGFTLAEIMVERVSGLSFTAFIHHYITEPLDMKHTKTPQDVVDSADMAGIYSPLVEGQLPQENYNIIATGGIYSTAEDLVKFSQIFTGEVEGILSSESVEAMAQEEYKRGIWPEDSDTSISYGLGWDSVNLYPFSEYGIKAVTKGGDTISYHSSLIVLPEYNLAAAVTSSGGTSAKDQFIASELLLSALEEKGIITERKPEKSFGVPVKADMPKEISTYAGIYGANNSVKKIEMNYAGQLTVSSLTAPSNPAQEYTYTADGTFVNDAGTEKLKFVTEQNGSTYLWSRSYISLPGLGQLAFSEYTAEKLKTNELSEDITASWEQREGKRYYVVNQKYTSTVYLHSSPILSFHMNEEIPGYMSNSKIIGANKAVTELQIPGMAGRDSKEIYFAEKNGVEYITAVGSVYASEELVQPLYSGKQSVTTIQADGYAKWFSVPATVKGKIMTVKMPVHGAFAVYDQKGVCINHTVVSSKNEVVLPENGRIVFAGDVDSKFEISLK
- a CDS encoding alpha/beta fold hydrolase, whose translation is MRLFEILLVLSCFALLVDLLFIKRSTMKTGLGLGIGSSVILVVQLLVEGYRWQLLVVYIMTALFIIIVLFRHSDKMINLKIGKFLKYSLSSLIVILLVGSTVLSVYLPVFNLPKLDGPEKVGTQTFHLTDQNRDEIFTEDQSDKRELMVQVWYPTENSNNNKRDTLFPNNKEMFKKYIQSFSNSLKLPEFLLDYLKYSQTNSYENVEILPSASPYPVVLLSHGMGTSRVLHASQAENLASHGYIVVTIDHTYSTFATLFPDGRVTDYKKSTTTLDERTKTGNIWTEDVKFVIDQIEKLNSGAIESQFKGKIDLDHIGAMGHSFGGATAFNATYLDPRIKAGVNMDGSLYEVENRDDINKPFMFIRSGSFEDWFANFEMDRNSDDEVTKSLSDELHIMKSVINHGGKVIYVEGTQHFNFTDLQFYSELVKLSGITGDINGKRGSKIVNEYVLDFFNKQLKGTGGDLIQGPNDLYLEVKFVDPEEL